A part of Candidatus Stoquefichus sp. SB1 genomic DNA contains:
- a CDS encoding HNH endonuclease: MSKKWGKDEIAKLKKLYPYYKNNDLSILFRRSVSSIQHKATCLKLKKDDDAMYLIRSKNKQNENCNFWNGGRKQIKKGYIMILDKLHPKADINGYVMEHRVIVEKSIGRYLKDDEVVHHINGIKNDNRIENLKIMKFGEHTRFHNIERKKRHDK, translated from the coding sequence TTGTCAAAAAAATGGGGAAAAGATGAAATAGCAAAATTAAAAAAATTATATCCCTACTATAAAAATAATGATCTATCAATACTTTTTAGAAGGAGTGTTTCATCAATACAACATAAAGCAACTTGTTTAAAATTAAAAAAAGATGATGATGCAATGTATCTTATTAGAAGTAAAAACAAGCAAAATGAGAATTGTAATTTTTGGAATGGGGGTAGAAAGCAAATTAAAAAGGGTTATATTATGATCCTTGATAAATTACATCCTAAAGCTGATATTAACGGATATGTTATGGAACATAGAGTTATTGTTGAGAAAAGTATAGGTAGATATTTGAAAGATGATGAAGTGGTACACCATATAAATGGTATAAAAAACGATAATAGAATAGAAAATTTAAAAATAATGAAATTTGGTGAGCATACTAGATTTCACAATATAGAAAGGAAGAAAAGACATGATAAATAA
- a CDS encoding single-stranded DNA-binding protein, translated as MINKFIGVGRLVRDPELRRTNTGDAVTSFTLALNRNFQSADGQQADYINCVVWNKVAENVEKYCSKGSLVGVEGRLRSRSYDNAQGQKVYVVEVICSSVQFLETKKKENSQQSQVDQDNFYDINSVDLEKNFDNSFNSFDIMEDDIQF; from the coding sequence ATGATAAATAAATTTATTGGTGTTGGAAGATTAGTAAGAGACCCAGAATTAAGAAGAACAAATACAGGTGATGCCGTAACAAGTTTTACTTTAGCATTGAATCGTAATTTTCAATCTGCTGATGGACAACAAGCAGATTATATTAACTGTGTTGTTTGGAATAAAGTGGCTGAAAATGTTGAAAAGTATTGTTCTAAAGGATCTTTAGTTGGTGTAGAAGGAAGACTACGTTCTCGTAGTTATGATAATGCACAAGGACAGAAAGTATATGTTGTAGAAGTTATATGTAGTAGCGTACAATTCTTAGAAACAAAGAAAAAAGAAAATTCACAACAATCTCAAGTGGATCAGGATAATTTCTATGATATAAATTCAGTTGATTTGGAAAAGAATTTTGATAATTCTTTTAACTCATTTGATATCATGGAAGATGATATTCAGTTTTAA
- a CDS encoding DUF4417 domain-containing protein, with protein sequence MSNLYGLLFIIQRKDYTMNKEKILTIKRLRLDIYNEDHVDGFYNMPIIRKEYVKPTDLVGFNYIKSYKNKNVGIHMFLDDSQFERLWNNPDKYIDVLKEYECVLSPDFSLYLDMPIAMKLWNVYRSRIIGQYLQKNGVHVIPTISWAEKETFKFCFDGIEKGSIVAISTLGVKRNDKSLQIWKDGVDQLIKILNPPCILCYGGKVDYDFKNIEVIYYENKIVKRFNRLGDD encoded by the coding sequence ATGAGCAATCTTTATGGATTGCTTTTTATTATACAAAGAAAGGACTATACAATGAACAAGGAAAAGATATTAACAATCAAACGTCTAAGATTGGATATTTATAACGAAGATCATGTAGATGGATTCTATAATATGCCAATCATAAGGAAAGAATATGTCAAACCTACAGATTTAGTTGGATTTAATTATATAAAGTCTTATAAAAATAAGAATGTTGGTATTCATATGTTCCTTGATGATAGTCAGTTTGAAAGATTATGGAATAATCCTGATAAGTATATAGATGTATTAAAAGAATATGAATGTGTATTAAGTCCTGATTTCTCTTTATATTTAGATATGCCTATAGCTATGAAACTATGGAATGTCTATAGAAGTAGAATAATAGGACAGTATCTTCAAAAAAATGGAGTACATGTTATACCAACGATTAGTTGGGCAGAAAAAGAAACATTTAAGTTTTGTTTTGATGGTATAGAGAAAGGAAGTATAGTTGCTATATCGACTTTAGGAGTTAAACGTAATGATAAATCGTTGCAAATATGGAAAGATGGAGTAGATCAATTGATAAAGATTCTCAATCCACCATGTATATTATGCTATGGTGGTAAAGTCGACTATGATTTTAAGAATATAGAAGTTATATACTATGAAAACAAAATTGTAAAAAGATTCAATCGATTAGGAGATGATTAA